From Providencia sp. R33, a single genomic window includes:
- a CDS encoding tetratricopeptide repeat protein, which yields MKLRYLFLAVCLSTAFVAQANSEAPSTKNKPAETTGQTNDVVLPDDFKAKLKSAKEGNVDAMVDVGLAYMEGTDFLQVNDKEAYRWFKKVSDLDNTDGDYYLGMLLQNQEKYKQAERWYRRGAEKGDAYCQYALGYFYEHGLGVTQNLKQAKAWYSEAAEQEHANAQFAMGLFYHDGLGGNVDYQKAREWYERSAVNNIAAAVNNLAVMYENGEGVEKDDATAIYLYREAANMGSAIAQNNMGDFYQKGHSLIEKNGYQAMYWYKRAALQNNVDAQLAIANAYESGDGVGKDLAEAFVWYERAAQNESLDAGMKVAEFYEKGLGGIAKNPAKAIELYKALAKDEANDAQIKLAKMYVAGELNDVDIKDIVNWLQLAEDDSLDAKNQLAIFYLTGTGVAQNSQKARQLLEKVAFKKNSDAQNNLAVMYARGEGGEKNIFRSVMWFERAAELGNETAKRNLALLQNNKEVKASMLRYTDNINQSMENANKR from the coding sequence ATGAAATTACGGTATTTATTTCTAGCAGTCTGTTTGAGTACAGCATTTGTGGCTCAAGCCAATTCTGAAGCGCCTTCCACCAAAAATAAGCCAGCAGAAACGACAGGGCAGACTAACGATGTCGTACTTCCTGATGATTTTAAAGCAAAATTAAAATCAGCCAAGGAAGGGAATGTTGATGCAATGGTGGATGTCGGGCTGGCCTATATGGAAGGGACGGATTTTTTACAGGTTAATGATAAAGAGGCCTATCGCTGGTTTAAAAAGGTCTCGGATTTAGATAATACCGATGGGGATTATTACCTCGGTATGTTGCTGCAAAACCAAGAGAAATATAAACAAGCGGAGCGTTGGTATCGCCGTGGCGCAGAAAAAGGTGATGCATATTGCCAATATGCGTTGGGCTATTTTTATGAACACGGGCTAGGCGTTACACAAAACTTGAAGCAAGCCAAGGCATGGTATTCCGAAGCCGCAGAACAAGAACATGCCAATGCGCAATTTGCCATGGGGCTTTTTTACCATGACGGCCTTGGTGGGAACGTGGATTACCAAAAAGCCCGTGAATGGTATGAGCGGAGTGCTGTCAATAATATCGCCGCCGCAGTCAACAACCTTGCTGTGATGTATGAAAATGGTGAGGGTGTTGAAAAAGATGACGCAACCGCTATTTATTTGTATCGCGAAGCGGCCAATATGGGCTCTGCGATTGCGCAAAATAATATGGGTGATTTTTACCAAAAGGGTCATTCACTTATCGAAAAAAATGGCTACCAAGCTATGTACTGGTATAAACGAGCGGCGCTGCAAAATAATGTCGATGCGCAACTGGCTATCGCAAATGCCTATGAGTCAGGCGATGGTGTAGGGAAAGATTTAGCGGAGGCATTTGTTTGGTACGAGCGTGCTGCGCAAAATGAGTCGCTGGATGCGGGTATGAAAGTGGCTGAATTTTATGAAAAAGGGCTTGGTGGCATTGCGAAAAACCCAGCTAAAGCTATCGAACTCTATAAAGCATTAGCCAAGGATGAGGCTAATGATGCGCAAATTAAATTGGCGAAGATGTATGTTGCTGGTGAATTAAATGATGTGGATATCAAGGATATCGTCAATTGGTTGCAGCTGGCGGAAGATGATAGCCTTGACGCGAAAAACCAATTAGCCATTTTCTATTTAACAGGAACTGGCGTTGCACAGAATTCACAAAAAGCACGCCAGCTTCTAGAGAAAGTTGCGTTTAAGAAAAATAGTGATGCACAAAATAACTTAGCGGTGATGTACGCTCGCGGTGAAGGTGGGGAGAAAAATATTTTCCGCTCCGTGATGTGGTTTGAGCGAGCCGCAGAACTCGGGAATGAAACGGCAAAACGTAATTTGGCACTTTTGCAGAATAATAAAGAGGTTAAAGCCTCGATGCTGCGTTATACCGATAACATCAATCAATCGATGGAAAACGCGAACAAGCGTTAA